One genomic window of Geoanaerobacter pelophilus includes the following:
- a CDS encoding PilZ-like domain-containing protein, which translates to MEENGTIDYSQHYQVGMRVGIDIPLASGNIFREWGIIIEMEHDYIQLRLSRDILPQEMKIEVGTIFLLVTGKEGSGLCCRGIVVAEASRRVVPLRLISEVLIYERRNFFRIATYLPMAWHSCRSMTGRDIREQWDDARLFRAWHWSEINEAVPMMKPLSQDQLSRFQSMRETFKVKLQPVAANISGNGIRLKLPQLFYPGDRIAMQFFIPFSKPNILEVVGEVVWTAPVLSSSSVEPFYYTAMQYYFIDERDRESIIRFISLEQLQQIQQLTGSQNRPLLQDEPLTPQELARLRLRKIGVALVVLAVIAALAAWLIPVYRDYYTGKSERNIIDQTFEKGIKQYRQGKGADGN; encoded by the coding sequence ATGGAAGAAAATGGCACCATTGATTACTCTCAGCATTATCAGGTAGGAATGAGGGTAGGGATCGATATCCCCCTGGCAAGCGGCAATATTTTCCGTGAGTGGGGGATCATTATCGAGATGGAGCATGATTATATCCAGCTCCGTCTCTCCCGCGACATCCTGCCGCAAGAGATGAAGATCGAGGTCGGGACCATTTTTCTCCTGGTCACCGGCAAGGAAGGGTCCGGTCTTTGCTGCCGTGGCATTGTGGTTGCGGAAGCCAGCCGCCGGGTAGTTCCTCTCAGGCTGATCAGCGAGGTGCTGATCTATGAGCGCCGCAATTTCTTCCGCATAGCGACTTATCTGCCGATGGCCTGGCATTCATGCCGGTCCATGACGGGTCGTGATATCCGTGAGCAGTGGGACGATGCCCGGCTTTTCCGGGCCTGGCACTGGAGTGAAATCAACGAAGCCGTGCCGATGATGAAGCCGCTCTCCCAGGATCAGTTATCCCGTTTCCAGTCGATGCGCGAAACCTTCAAGGTCAAGCTCCAGCCTGTTGCTGCCAATATCAGCGGTAACGGCATACGTCTCAAGCTTCCCCAGCTTTTCTATCCCGGAGACCGGATTGCGATGCAGTTCTTTATTCCGTTCTCCAAGCCGAATATCCTGGAAGTTGTCGGCGAAGTGGTTTGGACCGCACCGGTGCTGAGCAGCTCTTCGGTGGAGCCGTTTTACTACACTGCCATGCAGTATTACTTTATCGATGAACGTGATCGTGAAAGCATTATCAGGTTCATTTCCCTGGAACAGCTCCAGCAGATCCAGCAGTTGACCGGTAGCCAAAACCGGCCCCTGTTACAGGACGAACCGCTAACCCCGCAAGAGCTGGCCAGGTTACGCCTTAGGAAGATCGGCGTTGCCCTGGTGGTGCTGGCTGTAATCGCAGCACTAGCGGCTTGGCTGATCCCGGTTTATAGGGATTACTATACCGGCAAGAGTGAGCGCAATATTATCGATCAGACATTTGAAAAAGGGATCAAACAGTATCG
- the rfbD gene encoding dTDP-4-dehydrorhamnose reductase, with amino-acid sequence MILVVGANGMLGHDLMQELNGAVQGVDLPDIDITSFESVLEVVERTKPRIVVNAAAYTDVDGCESNSELAMQVNGEGVAFLAMASRTVGAKLVQVSTDYVFDGGKGSPYLEDDAPGPLSVYGESKLAGEMNAKFNPDHLIVRTQWLYGVHGKNFVETMLRLAGEKNELAVVVDQIGSPTWTVDLARAIRELVEHDCTGIYHAANSGFCSWNDFAGAIFEESGLSIRLNPLTTEQLNRPARRPLYSTLDCSKLAADAGFVPQPWREALKQYLKLRKG; translated from the coding sequence ATGATTTTAGTTGTCGGCGCTAACGGCATGCTCGGCCATGATCTGATGCAGGAGCTTAACGGCGCGGTGCAGGGGGTTGACCTGCCTGATATTGATATCACCTCTTTTGAGTCGGTCCTGGAGGTTGTTGAGCGCACTAAGCCGCGGATTGTCGTCAATGCCGCAGCCTATACCGATGTGGACGGCTGTGAGAGCAACTCGGAGCTGGCAATGCAGGTAAACGGCGAAGGGGTGGCGTTCCTTGCCATGGCAAGCAGGACTGTCGGCGCCAAGCTGGTGCAGGTCAGCACTGATTACGTTTTTGACGGCGGCAAGGGATCGCCATACCTGGAAGACGACGCTCCGGGCCCGCTGTCGGTGTACGGCGAATCCAAGCTGGCCGGAGAGATGAACGCCAAGTTCAACCCTGACCACTTGATTGTCCGCACCCAGTGGCTTTATGGGGTTCATGGAAAAAACTTTGTCGAGACCATGCTGCGCTTGGCAGGAGAGAAGAATGAACTGGCCGTGGTTGTTGACCAGATCGGCTCCCCCACCTGGACCGTAGACCTGGCCCGGGCTATAAGGGAACTGGTCGAGCATGACTGCACCGGGATCTACCATGCGGCCAACAGCGGTTTCTGCTCCTGGAATGATTTTGCCGGGGCAATCTTCGAGGAGTCCGGGCTTAGCATCCGCTTGAATCCGCTCACCACTGAGCAATTGAATCGTCCGGCCCGGCGGCCGCTGTATTCGACACTTGATTGCAGCAAGCTTGCGGCAGACGCGGGTTTTGTGCCGCAGCCTTGGCGGGAGGCGTTGAAGCAATATCTTAAGTTGAGGAAGGGATGA
- the accD gene encoding acetyl-CoA carboxylase, carboxyltransferase subunit beta, whose translation MAWFRKAKGPASPADEKKVKVPEGLWTKCSNCGEVIISKEIENNLNVCPKCSFHFRISARKRLEILLDDGSFTEHDSGMVSVDFLEFKDSKSYQDRIDVAVAKGGSKDAVICGEGKIEGIPVDISVFDFSFMGGSMGSVVGEKITRSIERGINNHTPVIVISASGGARMQESILSLMQMAKTSAALAKLKAKGLPFLSILTDPTTGGVTASFAMLGDINIAEPKALVGFAGPRVIEQTIRQKLPEGFQRAEYLLDHGMVDIIVERKDMRKTVANLLSMLYRSAA comes from the coding sequence ATGGCATGGTTCCGAAAAGCGAAAGGTCCGGCTTCTCCGGCTGATGAAAAAAAGGTAAAGGTTCCCGAGGGGCTCTGGACCAAGTGCTCGAACTGCGGCGAGGTAATCATCTCGAAAGAGATTGAGAATAACCTCAACGTCTGTCCCAAATGTTCCTTCCATTTCCGGATCAGCGCCCGCAAAAGACTGGAAATTCTCCTCGATGACGGGAGTTTTACCGAGCATGATAGCGGCATGGTTTCGGTGGACTTTCTGGAATTCAAGGATTCCAAGAGCTATCAGGACCGGATCGATGTTGCCGTGGCCAAGGGTGGTTCAAAGGACGCTGTCATCTGCGGCGAAGGGAAAATCGAAGGGATACCGGTCGATATCTCGGTCTTTGACTTTTCGTTCATGGGTGGCAGCATGGGGAGCGTTGTTGGCGAGAAGATCACCCGTTCCATTGAGCGGGGCATAAATAACCATACTCCGGTAATTGTCATCTCTGCCTCTGGTGGGGCGAGGATGCAGGAGAGCATTCTTTCTCTGATGCAGATGGCAAAGACCTCTGCCGCACTTGCCAAGCTCAAGGCCAAAGGGCTGCCATTCCTGTCGATCCTTACCGATCCGACAACCGGCGGGGTCACCGCCAGCTTTGCCATGCTCGGCGATATCAACATCGCTGAGCCGAAAGCGCTGGTCGGTTTTGCCGGACCCAGGGTAATCGAGCAGACCATTCGCCAGAAACTGCCGGAAGGATTCCAGCGCGCCGAGTACCTTCTTGACCATGGCATGGTGGATATTATTGTCGAGCGCAAGGATATGCGCAAGACAGTTGCCAATCTCCTGTCGATGCTCTATCGTTCTGCTGCTTAG
- a CDS encoding cupin domain-containing protein → MERGERPWGTYTVLEENKSYKIKRIEVLPGKRLSLQKHHHRSEHWIVVSGTAKVTCGENEFMVNINESTFIPIGENHRLENPGMIPLVIIEVQSGEYLGEDDIVRFQDDFNRCEAEGSE, encoded by the coding sequence ATGGAGCGTGGCGAGCGTCCTTGGGGGACTTATACCGTCCTTGAAGAGAACAAAAGCTATAAGATCAAACGGATAGAGGTATTACCCGGCAAGCGGCTTTCTTTGCAGAAGCACCACCACCGGAGCGAGCACTGGATAGTGGTTTCCGGCACGGCAAAAGTGACCTGCGGCGAGAATGAATTCATGGTCAACATCAATGAATCTACCTTTATTCCGATCGGGGAAAACCATCGCCTGGAAAACCCGGGGATGATCCCTCTGGTGATCATTGAGGTGCAAAGCGGCGAGTATCTGGGTGAAGACGATATCGTCCGTTTCCAGGATGATTTCAACCGGTGCGAGGCCGAAGGGTCTGAGTAG
- the trpA gene encoding tryptophan synthase subunit alpha has protein sequence MSRIPETFKRLQLEGKKALVTFITAGDPDLETTGQLIPLLENAGADIIELGVPFSDPMADGPTIQLSSERALASGTTLAGILELVQKVRLKTQIPLVLMGYYNPILQYGLERFVADAARAGVDGVLLVDLPPEEAGVFRKLADAAGITTIFLLTPTSDEARMKRVFSLGSGFLYYVSVTGVTGARQQVEVSVADRVSAIRQRTKLPVVVGFGVSTPEQAGQLAAIADGVVVGSALVKLFERHKGAELEKILGESVAALKKGMN, from the coding sequence ATGTCGAGAATTCCTGAAACATTCAAGCGGCTGCAGCTGGAGGGGAAGAAGGCGCTGGTCACCTTTATTACTGCCGGTGACCCTGATCTTGAAACCACCGGACAGCTGATTCCATTGCTGGAAAACGCCGGAGCCGACATTATCGAGCTTGGCGTCCCATTTTCCGACCCGATGGCTGACGGTCCGACCATCCAGCTGTCTTCGGAGAGGGCGCTTGCTAGCGGGACAACGCTGGCAGGGATTCTGGAACTCGTGCAGAAGGTACGGCTCAAGACCCAGATTCCGCTAGTGTTGATGGGGTATTACAATCCGATACTCCAGTATGGATTGGAGCGGTTTGTTGCTGATGCGGCCAGGGCGGGTGTAGACGGGGTGCTGCTGGTCGATCTGCCGCCGGAAGAGGCGGGTGTGTTTAGAAAGCTTGCCGATGCCGCCGGGATAACCACCATATTCCTGCTGACCCCCACCTCTGACGAGGCACGGATGAAACGGGTTTTCTCTCTGGGAAGCGGGTTCCTTTACTATGTTTCGGTCACCGGGGTGACCGGGGCCAGACAACAGGTAGAAGTTTCGGTTGCCGACCGCGTATCGGCTATCAGGCAGCGCACAAAATTGCCTGTGGTTGTCGGGTTTGGTGTATCAACACCGGAGCAAGCGGGCCAACTCGCAGCGATCGCAGATGGCGTCGTGGTCGGGAGCGCTCTGGTCAAGCTTTTCGAGCGGCATAAGGGTGCGGAACTTGAGAAAATACTTGGCGAAAGTGTCGCTGCCCTGAAAAAGGGGATGAACTGA
- a CDS encoding HAMP domain-containing methyl-accepting chemotaxis protein, translating to MLNNIKLGKRLIGSFLIMALIVGITGIFGAISMKGIGDKIQDMLQNLASQQKLVLLMGVTQKECRVFLLQASFVHNDTARFEEYSEDYRMKRDLFKSQCDVILKGNKKLGIKPAPAGGIIVQRTNEALKSWQQFEAVAEEIIALKGRLLASSAPDVLSNEKLHSLVETSLKDTSDKSKESVDDLMVAVGTLITQANNDINRIQRIAPFMFLLAIVVAVCVAILLGVLITKYILSRIKKMGFALDRSSEGDLSVRVAIDSGDELGKLSSDFNTMVERLCEMVLNINRSTIELNSISNKITDASRQVSNAARVQANGVRETSSAVIEISSSVKSVGENVDRLSGSASESSSSILEMAASIEEVALNVETLAMSVEEVSSSIVQMTASIKQIGSSVSKLMDASTTTACSIAEMDSSIKQVEQNALDTVVISNEVRTDAESGKSSVDATILGINEIRRASRITSDAIESLYSKAEDIGKILLVIDEVAEQTNLLALNAAIIAAQAGSYGKGFAVVADEIKELSERTSSSTREISQVIKGVQDETRRAVDSIELAEKSIHQGEILSQNSGEALNKIVIGVQKSTERMEEIARATVEQSKGSQMIRDAMEQVSEMVTQIAKATSEQGKGSDMIMSAVEKMKGLTNEVRRSTREQAKVGNFIAQATENITGMIQQIKQSTDEQRRGSEQIVHAVKDIQQSTQITMDATRVLEDAVTGLADQTEVFQQEMSNYKV from the coding sequence ATGTTAAATAATATTAAGCTCGGCAAAAGGCTGATCGGCTCATTCCTGATCATGGCTCTGATTGTCGGCATTACCGGTATTTTCGGCGCAATCAGCATGAAGGGGATTGGAGACAAGATTCAGGACATGCTCCAGAATCTGGCCAGTCAGCAGAAACTGGTGTTGCTCATGGGGGTTACCCAGAAGGAGTGCCGGGTTTTCCTGCTGCAGGCGTCATTCGTTCATAACGATACTGCCCGGTTTGAGGAATACTCCGAAGACTACCGGATGAAACGGGATCTGTTTAAAAGCCAGTGCGATGTAATTCTCAAGGGGAACAAGAAACTCGGCATCAAGCCCGCCCCTGCCGGCGGCATTATCGTACAACGGACCAACGAGGCGTTGAAAAGCTGGCAACAGTTCGAGGCAGTGGCCGAAGAGATAATCGCCTTGAAAGGGCGGCTCCTGGCGTCATCCGCTCCTGATGTCCTTTCCAATGAAAAACTGCACTCATTGGTTGAGACCAGCCTGAAAGACACCAGCGACAAATCCAAAGAAAGCGTGGACGACCTGATGGTTGCGGTCGGCACCCTGATAACCCAGGCAAACAACGACATTAACAGGATCCAGCGCATTGCTCCGTTCATGTTTTTACTGGCGATTGTTGTGGCGGTATGCGTGGCAATCCTCTTGGGAGTGCTGATCACCAAGTACATCTTAAGTCGGATCAAGAAGATGGGGTTTGCTCTTGACCGCAGTTCTGAAGGAGACCTCTCGGTACGGGTCGCGATCGATTCCGGCGATGAGCTGGGTAAGCTGAGCAGCGACTTTAATACCATGGTGGAGCGTCTTTGTGAAATGGTGTTGAACATCAACCGTTCGACCATAGAGTTGAATAGTATTTCAAACAAGATAACCGATGCCTCGCGGCAGGTTTCCAATGCGGCGCGAGTCCAGGCAAACGGGGTCCGCGAGACTTCAAGCGCCGTGATAGAAATCAGCTCTTCAGTCAAGAGTGTTGGCGAGAACGTGGACCGGCTCTCGGGATCGGCATCGGAGAGTTCTTCATCGATTCTTGAGATGGCTGCCAGTATTGAAGAAGTTGCCCTGAATGTGGAGACTCTGGCAATGTCGGTGGAAGAGGTCAGCTCGTCAATCGTGCAGATGACGGCATCGATCAAGCAGATCGGCAGCAGCGTGTCCAAATTGATGGATGCCTCGACAACAACCGCCTGTTCCATTGCCGAGATGGACAGCTCAATAAAGCAGGTCGAGCAGAACGCCCTGGATACCGTTGTTATCTCCAACGAAGTGCGGACCGATGCCGAGTCGGGCAAGAGTTCGGTAGATGCGACCATCCTGGGGATTAACGAGATCCGGCGGGCCTCCCGGATCACCTCGGATGCCATTGAGTCTCTCTATTCTAAAGCAGAAGATATCGGCAAGATCCTGCTGGTGATCGATGAGGTTGCCGAGCAGACCAACCTGCTGGCGTTGAATGCCGCCATTATTGCTGCCCAGGCAGGCTCATACGGTAAAGGTTTTGCCGTGGTGGCGGATGAAATCAAAGAGCTTTCCGAAAGGACCAGCAGCTCAACCCGGGAGATATCCCAGGTTATCAAGGGGGTTCAGGACGAGACCCGCCGCGCCGTTGATTCCATTGAACTTGCTGAAAAGAGTATCCATCAGGGCGAGATCCTTTCCCAGAATTCCGGGGAGGCGCTGAATAAGATCGTTATCGGTGTCCAGAAATCGACGGAACGGATGGAAGAGATCGCCAGAGCCACCGTGGAGCAGTCAAAAGGAAGCCAGATGATCCGCGATGCCATGGAGCAGGTCTCGGAAATGGTCACCCAGATCGCCAAGGCCACTTCAGAACAGGGCAAAGGGAGCGACATGATCATGTCCGCCGTTGAGAAGATGAAAGGTCTGACCAATGAGGTCAGGCGCTCCACCAGGGAACAGGCCAAAGTCGGCAACTTCATTGCCCAGGCTACCGAGAACATTACCGGCATGATCCAGCAGATCAAGCAGTCCACTGATGAGCAGCGCCGCGGCAGCGAGCAGATCGTCCACGCGGTCAAGGACATCCAGCAGTCTACCCAGATTACCATGGACGCGACCCGGGTGCTTGAGGATGCGGTGACCGGGCTTGCCGATCAGACGGAAGTCTTTCAGCAGGAGATGAGCAACTACAAGGTTTGA
- a CDS encoding LPS-assembly protein LptD: MRDVVRVVPSIIGALVIAVLTGTASAESNGLVKITADSIVQERSGETLNASGDVTVKWQDYTLFADRVEYVDQGKAATASGKVKLLRNDDTLTADSLKIGLDSRRGVATNSTLRTTEGNLRVKGALIEKVGDDQYRMEKGSFTTCDADPPSWKFSADDLDLTMEGVATGSNVVFSVADIPVFYTPYVLFPVKRERQTGFLFPRLGSSTKKGFFADIPFYWVLSTSAEVLFDLDIQLKRGVGTGVQGAWLGKNDSHGDINAYTIYDTTLSRERANVGAGIKEVITTDSDFNVDLNLATDRSFFRDFSEASGDYNRQALDSSISLTKRWHNWYLAGETRIVNDLDSTENQRTLQRLPELTLAGIGQRLGTLPLYAGIDSRFTNFYRREGVTGQRFTVQPLVSYYADLSEGLSLSGWGGYQQRLYQATGGQGEGARETGLAVAGARGSASFSGLFDVPGTNLKRIRHTITPALDYSFIQEKGQGDLPFFDYDDRVVGQNLVSWSLSNSVTGRFETLAGAEYSELFNFRLSQGYQLSGGRRDLLDPADEQRRFTDIRLEAVARPLKMLAIETDSRFSTYHAEVTGSAISAALNDGKGNEAGIGYRRIAGALDYLEGKLSVNLFTPFVFQYTGRYSFDRRDFLEKFFALEYRHQCWSITASYRDRPDNREFLVNFSLAGIGGLGKVKVF; this comes from the coding sequence ATGAGAGACGTCGTAAGGGTTGTTCCGTCAATCATCGGAGCGCTGGTTATCGCCGTGCTGACCGGCACGGCATCAGCCGAATCGAACGGGCTGGTTAAAATTACCGCTGATTCCATAGTCCAGGAGCGTTCCGGTGAAACCTTGAATGCCTCGGGGGATGTTACGGTCAAATGGCAGGATTACACCCTGTTTGCCGACCGGGTGGAGTATGTTGACCAGGGGAAAGCAGCAACAGCTTCAGGCAAGGTCAAACTGCTGAGGAACGATGATACCTTGACCGCGGATAGCCTGAAGATTGGCCTTGATTCCAGGCGAGGGGTAGCGACCAACAGCACTCTCAGGACCACCGAGGGGAATCTCAGGGTAAAGGGGGCGTTGATAGAAAAGGTTGGCGATGACCAGTACCGGATGGAAAAGGGGTCCTTTACCACCTGTGATGCTGATCCGCCCTCATGGAAATTCAGCGCCGACGATCTCGATCTTACCATGGAGGGGGTTGCCACCGGGAGCAATGTCGTGTTTTCGGTAGCAGATATTCCGGTATTTTATACGCCCTATGTGCTGTTCCCGGTAAAGCGCGAGCGCCAGACCGGGTTTCTTTTTCCCCGGCTCGGCAGTTCCACCAAGAAAGGGTTTTTTGCTGACATCCCTTTTTACTGGGTACTGTCCACCAGCGCCGAGGTCCTGTTCGATCTGGACATCCAGCTGAAGCGAGGGGTCGGCACCGGCGTACAGGGTGCGTGGCTGGGGAAGAACGACAGCCATGGCGATATTAACGCCTATACGATCTACGACACGACACTATCCCGGGAACGTGCCAATGTGGGGGCCGGCATCAAGGAGGTCATCACCACTGACAGCGATTTCAATGTTGATCTCAACCTTGCCACCGACCGTTCGTTTTTCCGCGATTTTTCCGAAGCCAGTGGTGACTACAACCGACAGGCCCTCGATTCGTCGATATCTTTAACCAAGCGGTGGCATAACTGGTATCTTGCCGGAGAGACACGCATTGTCAACGATCTCGACAGCACCGAGAACCAGCGGACCCTGCAGCGGCTGCCGGAGTTGACTTTGGCCGGTATTGGGCAACGGCTGGGCACGCTCCCTTTGTATGCAGGGATCGACAGCCGCTTTACCAATTTCTACCGCAGGGAAGGGGTCACAGGCCAAAGGTTCACGGTGCAGCCTCTGGTCTCTTATTATGCCGATCTGTCCGAAGGGTTATCGTTGTCAGGCTGGGGAGGGTACCAGCAGCGGCTTTATCAGGCAACAGGCGGCCAAGGCGAAGGCGCAAGGGAGACCGGGCTTGCCGTGGCAGGCGCCAGAGGATCGGCAAGCTTTTCCGGGCTGTTCGATGTCCCGGGCACGAATCTGAAAAGGATCAGGCATACCATCACGCCGGCCCTGGACTACTCATTCATTCAGGAAAAAGGCCAGGGTGATCTGCCGTTTTTCGACTACGATGACCGGGTTGTCGGCCAGAACCTGGTTTCCTGGTCGCTCAGCAATTCCGTCACCGGTCGTTTCGAGACTTTGGCCGGAGCCGAGTACTCGGAACTCTTCAACTTCAGGCTCAGCCAGGGATACCAGTTGAGTGGGGGACGCCGCGACCTGCTTGATCCTGCCGATGAACAGCGCCGCTTCACCGATATCAGGCTCGAAGCGGTTGCCCGTCCCCTTAAGATGCTTGCCATAGAAACCGACAGCCGTTTCTCCACGTACCATGCCGAGGTTACCGGCTCTGCGATTTCGGCAGCCCTGAACGACGGTAAGGGAAACGAAGCGGGGATTGGTTACCGGAGGATTGCCGGGGCGCTTGATTACCTTGAGGGAAAGCTGTCGGTAAATCTTTTCACCCCCTTTGTCTTTCAGTACACCGGTCGCTATTCCTTTGACCGCCGGGATTTCCTGGAAAAGTTTTTCGCCCTGGAGTACCGTCATCAGTGCTGGAGCATCACCGCTTCCTACCGTGACCGGCCTGACAACCGCGAATTCCTGGTAAACTTCTCTCTTGCGGGAATTGGCGGGCTTGGTAAAGTTAAGGTGTTTTAA
- the rfbB gene encoding dTDP-glucose 4,6-dehydratase, which translates to MPEQFSAKSVLVTGGAGFIGSNFIHSFMARNPGCRVVNLDILTYAGNLENLKGVEGNPDYRFVRGDIGDAALVSSLLAEAQIDSVVHFAAESHVDRSITGPEIFVRTNVLGTQVLLEESRKHWQAGVVPQFRFLQVSTDEVYGSLGDTGFFTEETPLAANSPYSASKAGADLLVRAYHETFGMPTLNTRCSNNYGPYHFPEKLIPLMIRNIINRQPLPVYGDGLNIRDWLHVKDHSVAIETVLKGGQSGGVYNIGGNNEWKNIDIVNLVCDLLDSRLGRQNGENRGLITFVKDRPGHDRRYAIDASKMRQELGWEPSYTFESGIAETIDWYLANQEWVEQVTSGAYREYYAKQYGER; encoded by the coding sequence ATGCCGGAGCAGTTTTCAGCAAAATCGGTTCTCGTGACCGGAGGGGCCGGGTTTATCGGTTCCAATTTCATCCACTCGTTCATGGCCCGCAATCCGGGGTGCCGGGTGGTAAACCTGGATATCCTGACCTATGCCGGCAACCTGGAGAACCTGAAAGGGGTTGAAGGGAACCCGGACTATCGCTTTGTCCGCGGCGACATCGGCGACGCCGCCCTGGTGAGCAGCTTGCTGGCTGAAGCGCAGATCGACTCTGTAGTGCATTTTGCCGCAGAGTCCCATGTGGACCGCTCCATTACCGGACCGGAGATCTTCGTGCGCACCAATGTTCTGGGAACCCAGGTGCTGCTGGAAGAGTCGCGCAAGCATTGGCAGGCAGGGGTTGTGCCGCAGTTCCGCTTTCTGCAAGTATCTACGGACGAGGTTTACGGCAGCCTGGGAGATACGGGGTTCTTTACCGAAGAGACGCCGCTGGCCGCCAATTCACCGTATTCCGCAAGCAAGGCCGGTGCCGATCTTCTGGTGAGGGCTTATCACGAGACCTTTGGCATGCCGACGCTTAACACCCGCTGCTCCAACAACTATGGCCCGTACCATTTCCCGGAGAAGCTGATTCCGCTGATGATCCGCAATATCATCAATCGCCAGCCGTTGCCGGTTTACGGCGATGGGTTGAATATCCGCGACTGGCTCCATGTCAAGGACCATTCGGTAGCCATCGAGACGGTGCTCAAGGGAGGGCAGAGCGGCGGGGTCTACAACATCGGTGGCAACAACGAGTGGAAGAATATCGACATCGTCAACCTGGTCTGTGACCTGCTGGACAGCAGGCTTGGGAGGCAGAATGGCGAGAACCGGGGACTGATAACCTTTGTCAAGGACCGGCCCGGCCATGACAGACGCTACGCCATAGACGCCTCGAAGATGCGGCAGGAACTGGGCTGGGAGCCGTCATACACCTTCGAGTCAGGCATTGCCGAGACTATCGACTGGTATCTGGCCAACCAGGAGTGGGTGGAGCAGGTCACTTCCGGCGCCTACCGGGAGTATTACGCAAAGCAGTATGGTGAGAGATAG
- a CDS encoding bifunctional folylpolyglutamate synthase/dihydrofolate synthase has product MTYQETLDQIYGLARFGIKPGLERISALLSALGNPHKGIRTVSIAGTNGKGSTAAFLSAILSSAGHRVGLFISPHLISFTERIQVNGSEISEDDVVRLAGMVQAAAPPQTTFFEIVTAMALLYFAEQGVDLAVLETGMGGRFDSTNITNPLVSIITPISLDHCEYLGSSIAAIAREKAGIIRPGRPVVSAGQEPAAMMVIEQQAAAESSPLYVAGREFTAMWRDKLLDYWGINGSITALEPSLLGRHQAENASCALCAAELLTGHGFVTDTDAMRHGVSHAAWPGRMELFQGTPAIILDGAHNPGGSRVLTEALADFPGKRIVMVIGVMKDKDVAAIIEPLLPLVSVVVTVAPKLDRAMPADELAAIINGMGITCHVAGEVSDGLKVAVANAATDDLVLVCGSLFTVGEARASLLGRSCELVRG; this is encoded by the coding sequence ATGACTTATCAGGAGACTCTCGACCAAATCTACGGGCTGGCGCGTTTCGGCATCAAGCCAGGGCTTGAACGCATATCTGCACTGCTTTCAGCCTTGGGCAATCCGCACAAAGGGATCAGGACGGTCTCTATTGCCGGGACCAACGGCAAAGGTTCAACCGCGGCATTTCTCTCAGCCATCCTTTCGTCTGCAGGGCACAGGGTCGGCCTTTTCATTTCTCCCCATCTCATCAGTTTTACCGAACGAATCCAGGTCAATGGTTCGGAGATCTCCGAAGACGACGTCGTGAGGCTGGCCGGGATGGTACAGGCTGCCGCGCCACCTCAGACAACGTTTTTTGAAATAGTCACCGCCATGGCGCTGCTCTATTTCGCCGAGCAGGGGGTTGACCTTGCTGTCCTGGAGACCGGCATGGGAGGGCGTTTCGATTCAACGAACATTACCAATCCCCTGGTGTCGATCATAACGCCGATAAGCCTTGATCATTGCGAATATCTCGGCAGCAGCATTGCCGCCATTGCCCGGGAAAAGGCAGGCATTATTCGTCCCGGCCGGCCGGTGGTCAGCGCCGGTCAGGAGCCGGCCGCCATGATGGTCATCGAGCAGCAGGCAGCAGCAGAATCCAGCCCGCTTTATGTTGCCGGGCGGGAATTTACTGCCATGTGGCGCGACAAGCTCCTTGATTACTGGGGAATCAACGGCAGTATTACTGCCCTGGAGCCGTCCCTCCTGGGTAGGCATCAGGCAGAGAACGCTTCTTGTGCTCTCTGCGCTGCCGAACTGCTTACCGGGCATGGGTTTGTCACTGATACCGATGCCATGCGGCACGGGGTTTCACATGCCGCCTGGCCTGGTCGGATGGAGCTGTTCCAAGGAACTCCTGCTATTATCCTTGATGGCGCCCACAATCCCGGCGGCAGCCGGGTCCTTACCGAAGCGCTTGCCGATTTTCCCGGCAAACGGATTGTCATGGTAATCGGGGTGATGAAGGACAAGGACGTTGCCGCCATTATTGAACCGCTGCTCCCGTTGGTCTCTGTTGTTGTTACTGTTGCTCCGAAATTGGACCGGGCGATGCCTGCAGATGAGCTTGCCGCAATTATTAATGGTATGGGGATCACATGCCATGTCGCCGGAGAGGTCAGTGATGGTTTGAAGGTAGCTGTAGCGAATGCCGCAACGGACGATCTGGTGCTGGTCTGCGGTTCGCTATTTACAGTCGGCGAGGCCAGGGCGTCTCTTCTGGGCAGGTCCTGCGAACTGGTGCGGGGATGA